A genomic region of Eucalyptus grandis isolate ANBG69807.140 chromosome 5, ASM1654582v1, whole genome shotgun sequence contains the following coding sequences:
- the LOC120294011 gene encoding cysteine-rich receptor-like protein kinase 10 produces MEHPNFALFLLLMFASTMNAHLFPHEICATAGNFTANGTYQTTLTALLSSISTTNSLSLTYGFFNASAAVSGTSQTLYVVGSCRGDLTAESCRTCLEAATSDIRRLCPLRKAAVLYCENCTVRYSSTSIFGTVATDPDYQVVNVNNVTSPDTYNSALKTLLDELRGEAAGGSFLRKYATGDASTGFDSIYAMTQCTPDLTKQECSDCLVTVIGRLTWCCAGKMGVLIVAPSCQFRYETNNRFFGPISEPLLPLPASSSPKTDALPPPRGKSNKSTGIILVVAIVVGEGLVFLFFACCFCPKKATRTYADVQGDRNGINEITKEDVVTDAESPQYDLATIRAATANFSHQNKLGEGGFGEVFKGKLPNGQLIAVKRLSQSSNKGPGYISPEYAMNGDFSEKSDVYSVGVLFLELISGEKNISFSQANGGEGLASYAWKKWKAGRPLEVLDPAIGETYSGNEVVRCLKIGLACVQQDPNYRPTMAVVVNALDSHLSPLELPQQLAFFPSTSSTERPMEELGSDQSTFRSAHSTLIK; encoded by the exons ATGGAACATCCAAATTtcgctctctttcttttgctcatGTTTGCTTCCACCATGAACGCCCATCTCTTCCCTCACGAGATCTGTGCCACCGCCGGTAACTTCACAGCCAACGGCACTTACCAAACCACCCTCACAGCCCTTCTCTCCTCCATTTCCACCACCAACTCCTTGTCCCTCACCTACGGCTTCTTCAATGCCTCCGCTGCGGTCTCCGGCACCTCCCAAACCCTCTACGTTGTCGGCTCCTGCCGTGGTGACCTCACTGCCGAGAGCTGCCGCACCTGCCTCGAAGCGGCGACCTCCGATATCCGCCGCCTCTGCCCCCTCAGGAAGGCGGCGGTCCTCTACTGCGAGAACTGCACCGTCCGTTACTCTAGCACCTCAATCTTCGGCACAGTCGCAACCGACCCCGACTACCAAGTGGTCAACGTGAACAACGTCACCAGTCCGGACACGTACAACTCAGCGCTGAAGACTCTACTGGACGAACTGCGGGGCGAGGCGGCGGGAGGCAGCTTCTTGAGGAAATATGCGACAGGGGACGCATCGACGGGTTTCGACTCCATCTACGCGATGACACAGTGCACGCCGGACTTGACGAAGCAGGAATGCAGCGACTGCCTGGTGACAGTCATCGGGAGGCTCACATGGTGCTGTGCCGGGAAGATGGGAGTGCTAATCGTGGCACCGAGTTGCCAGTTCCGGTACGAGACCAATAATCGGTTCTTCGGCCCGATCAGCGAGCCACTTCTGCCGCTGCCCGCATCGTCATCTCCAAAGACAGATGCGCTGCCTCCACCACGAG GCAAAAGCAATAAATCTACTGGGATAATCCTTGTTGTTGCCATCGTCGTTGGCGAAGGCCTAGTGTTTCTCTTCTTTGCTTGTTGTTTTTGTCCAAAGAAAGCGACCAGGACGTACGCAGATGTCCAAGGAGATCGAAATG GcataaatgaaattacaaaggAGGATGTAGTTACAGATGCCGAGTCCCCGCAGTATGATTTAGCCACCATAAGAGCCGCCACAGCCAATTTCTCTCATCAAAACAAATTGGGAGAGGGCGGATTTGGCGAAGTTTTTAAG GGTAAGCTTCCAAATGGACAACTGATAGCTGTGAAGAGACTATCTCAAAGCTCGAACAAGGGACC CGGTTACATATCACCTGAGTATGCAATGAATGGTGACTTCTCTGAGAAGTCTGATGTCTATAGTGTTGGTGTACTATTTCTTGAGCTTATTAGCGGTGAGAAGAATATATCCTTCTCGCAAGCAAATGGGGGTGAAGGTCTTGCTAGCTAT GCGTGGAAAAAATGGAAAGCCGGTAGGCCATTGGAAGTATTAGATCCGGCGATTGGGGAGACGTATTCAGGAAATGAAGTTGTTCGATGTCTCAAAATCGGTTTAGCATGTGTACAGCAAGATCCAAATTATAGACCCACAATGGCGGTGGTAGTCAACGCGTTGGACAGCCACCTTTCTCCTCTAGAATTGCCCCAACAACTGGCCTTCTTCCCCAGCACTAGCAGCACGGAAAGACCGATGGAAGAGCTCGGATCAGACCAATCCACCTTTAGGTCTGCACATTCGACTCTCATCAAGTGA